In the Mytilus trossulus isolate FHL-02 chromosome 1, PNRI_Mtr1.1.1.hap1, whole genome shotgun sequence genome, one interval contains:
- the LOC134696210 gene encoding serine palmitoyltransferase 1-like, whose product MMNIIMATNNSFLPKSSDMYELIESFLQAPTYHLIFEALLIIWIFKLIFFSTEYRPESVLTEKEKAELIEEWQPDPLVPDVDENHPLLQAMEKNIISGKPDKYVMINNKSSLNMATLNFLGMAGNAEVEAAAIKTLKKYGVGSCGPRGFYGTMDVHLELEEKFAKFMYCEEAALYSYGFATIASAIPAYSKRGDVIFVDEGVCFSIQKGLVASRSRIKWFKHNDMEDLERLLLIQQDEDKKNPKKAKVTRRFVVVEGLYFNYGDICPLPKIVELKWKYKLRLFMEESFSLGVLGANGRGVTEHYNISVDEVDLIAASLENSIGSTGGFCCGRKYVIDHQRLSGLGYCFSASLPPMLATAAVEALNIMQNDSSILQRLRENCRKMYDGLSMISGVEVMGDPLAPIKHVRLAEISDNRELDMQTLQRIADHAMENGIAIVLARHLEKEEHKLPPPSIRIAVNCQLTENEINRVVDVFTNACRSVL is encoded by the exons ATGATGAACATTATCATGGCCACGAACAACTCCTTTTTACCGAAATCTAGTGACATGTACGAACTGATAGAGTCTTTTTTACAG GCTCCCACATACCACCTGATATTTGAAGCTTTATTGATAATATGGATTTTCAAGCTGATATTCTTTTCTACAGAATATCGTCCAGAATCTGTTCTGACAGAAAAG GAGAAAGCAGAATTAATTGAAGAATGGCAGCCAGATCCATTGGTTCCTGATGTGGATGAAAATCATCCATTACTACAAGCCATGGAGAAGAATATTATATCAGG aaaaccAGACAAATATGTGATGATTAACAACAAATCCTCATTAAACATGGCCACACTGAACTTTTTAGGAATGGCAGGAAATGCAGAAGTTGAG gCTGCTGCCATTAAGACACTGAAAAAATATGGAGTAGGATCATGTGGTCCTCGAGGTTTCTATGGAACTATGG ATGTCCATTTAGAATTAGAAGAGAAGTTTGCCAAGTTTATGTATTGTGAAGAAGCAGCTTTATATTCCTATGGTTTTGCCACCATAGCCAGCGCCATCCCTGCTTACTCAAAGAGAGGAGATGTTATATTTGT GGATGAGGGTGTTTGTTTCTCTATACAGAAAGGTTTGGTAGCCTCTAGAAGCAGAATTAAATGGTTTAAACACAATGATATGGAGGATTTAGAAAGATTATTACTGATTCAACAGGATGAAGATAAAAAG AATCCCAAAAAGGCCAAAGTAACGAGGAGATTTGTGGTGGTAGAAGGATTATACTTTAACTATGGTGATATCTGTCCACTTCCTAAAATT GTTGAACTAAAGTGGAAGTACAAATTGAGACTGTTTATGGAAGAAAGTTTTTCATTGGGTGTTCTTGGGGCCAATGGAAGGGGAGTTACAGAACACTATAATATATCA GTAGATGAAGTAGATTTGATAGCAGCTTCATTAGAGAATAGTATTGGCAGCACTGGAGGATTCTGTTGTGGTAGAAAATATGTCATAGATCATCAG aGATTATCTGGTTTAGGTTACTGTTTCTCAGCCTCACTTCCTCCAATGTTAGCCACGGCTGCTGTAGAGGCTCTCAACATTATGCAGAATGATTCCA gtaTATTACAAAGACTTAGAGAAAATTGTAGAAAGATGTATGATGGTTTGTCAAT GATATCAGGTGTAGAAGTGATGGGAGATCCTTTAGCTCCTATTAAACATGTCAGATTAGCAGAAATTAGCGATAACAGAGAGTTAGACATGCAAACTTTACAGAGGATTGCTGATCAC gCTATGGAGAATGGTATTGCTATAGTTTTAGCCAGACATTTAGAGAAAGAAGAACACAAATTACCACCACCAAG TATTAGAATTGCTGTAAATTGTCAGCTaacagaaaatgaaattaaccGTGTTGTGGATGTTTTCACCAATGCATGCAGATCTGTTTTATGA
- the LOC134696183 gene encoding uncharacterized protein LOC134696183, with protein sequence MTDFNSSFLAHLKKSEQERNKEFMKIRAFKNKPYTYAVDKLLRKYKRKIWRNKPHRKKVYKTVKGDLLKIKSRSRYSWPTLNDRKSGLSKSHSFDSAVLPDLGECKDFPMSEIGTRNNGNSPFNSSTSCSSPPDSQLFTKVETSGKNDKIQCQKCRLGNSEQNNNTNVRCTCVNRGVQDSCDIVMKTEGETSEDSSDSENEEVSEKSAGSKVHETVSCRTTENNDNDKCMNSEGYTSENCSELDTAGETYIDVESLDDSSEIKSTEIARSSLNKVTEVFENGIVNEKVQYVGSNVKHSQPSKQIAQVKWQQQFMSFISSGTTPNVQNNEQDSKSPRRKRSRKVRQSMCSCCMGSGHHKRKPEDLVRYRKPHSMMRDHRRFIRDMTQLILLRNKVMEVCRLLFPQCVHEIFNYASPDSEDVDKCIDQMISILHNAHQQFLHNFNSKSEISRSGKSNKKFKSERKGNLKYDQINSNEYVVSICDPSKPKLDSEKQGPQNSMNNPPLDDEAPPILYCSQSDQLDESGEPELFSKLCLPEGGDEGIVYAIPVENGIVYPDQTQVLLTGGMSENVSYVNGDLFQNRNKDDIEKGESHERILSEADSGIVNDHDVSSPENVEKSSINYQKKNIISKDIISKSKTSPNSAKTEQTANIFDLFANYESTPKSPSKVEEKSEIQCNVSNSSHEDKKSEHKTNAKSSDRNIFESLFGMNIESSVPPTHCEQKDISFDESCDQEIQSFYLPLNNSDNIGSNSPTQDDKPKETYVEVYDPAIVLCKKPKICLRAFKEKICLLLRWLLPEITFERNFFKNPDNLVYVLDAVILSNQKDSLTS encoded by the coding sequence ATGACAGACTTCAATAGCTCCTTCTTGGCCCACCTTAAGAAATCAGAGCAggaaagaaataaagaattcaTGAAAATACGTGCATTTAAGAATAAACCGTATACTTATGCCGTTGATAAACTCTTGAGAAAGTATAAACGGAAGATCTGGAGAAACAAACCTCATCGGAAAAAAGTGTACAAAACAGTTAAAGGTGACCTTCTAAAGATCAAAAGTAGAAGCAGATACTCATGGCCAACTTTGAATGATCGCAAAAGTGGTTTAAGTAAGAGCCATTCATTTGACTCTGCAGTCTTGCCAGATCTGGGCGAGTGTAAAGACTTTCCAATGTCAGAAATTGGAACTCGTAATAATGGGAACAGTCCATTTAATAGTAGTACCAGTTGTAGTTCACCTCCAGATTCACAGCTGTTCACCAAGGTTGAAACAAGTGGAAAgaatgacaaaattcaatgtcAGAAATGTAGACTGGGTAACTCtgaacaaaacaataacacTAACGTTAGATGTACATGTGTCAATAGAGGTGTACAAGATAGCTGTGACATTGTAATGAAAACTGAAGGAGAAACTAGTGAAGACAGTTCCGATTCAGAAAATGAAGAGGTTTCAGAGAAAAGTGCAGGGTCAAAAGTTCATGAAACTGTTAGTTGTAGGACAACCGAAAACAATGACAATGATAAATGTATGAATTCAGAAGGTTATACTAGTGAAAACTGTTCAGAACTCGATACTGCCGGTGAAACTTACATTGATGTAGAAAGTCTGGACGATAGCAGTGAGATAAAGTCAACTGAAATTGCGAGATCATCTTTAAATAAAGTAACAGAAGTATTTGAAAACGGAATTGTGAATGAAAAAGTGCAATATGTTGGGTCCAATGTCAAACATTCTCAGCCATCAAAACAAATCGCCCAAGTCAAATGGCAGCAACAATTCATGTCATTCATTTCATCAGGAACAACaccaaatgtacaaaataatgagcAGGACTCAAAATCTCCCCGACGAAAACGATCTCGGAAAGTAAGACAGAGTATGTGTTCTTGTTGTATGGGATCAGGACATCATAAAAGAAAACCAGAAGACTTAGTGAGATATCGTAAACCACATTCCATGATGAGAGATCATAGGCGATTTATTCGTGATATGACTCAGCTCATCTTGTTACGAAACAAAGTGATGGAAGTGTGTAGGCTTTTGTTCCCACAATGTgttcatgaaatatttaattacgcCAGTCCTGATAGTGAAGATGTGGACAAGTGTATTGATCAAATGATTTCTATTCTTCACAATGCACACCAGcaatttttacacaattttaaCAGTAAATCTGAGATCAGCAGGAGTggtaaaagtaataaaaaattcaaatcggaaagaAAAGGGAATCTCAAATACGATCAGATCAATTCAAATGAATATGTTGTATCAATTTGTGATCCCTCCAAACCAAAATTGGACTCTGAAAAACAAGGTCCTCAGAACTCAATGAACAATCCCCCCTTAGATGATGAAGCACCACCTATATTATATTGTTCTCAGTCAGACCAATTAGATGAATCTGGTGAACCTGAATTATTCTCAAAGTTGTGCCTTCCTGAGGGTGGTGATGAAGGTATTGTTTATGCTATTCCTGTAGAGAACGGCATAGTTTATCCTGATCAGACTCAAGTTCTTCTCACTGGAGGTATGTCAGAAAATGTAAGTTATGTCAATGGCGATCTATTTCAGAACCGAAATAAAGACGATATTGAAAAAGGCGAAAGTCATGAGAGAATTTTGTCTGAGGCTGATTCGGGAATTGTGAATGACCATGACGTTAGTTCCCCTGAGAATGTCGAAAAAAGTAGCATAAATTACCAGAAGAAGAATATTATATCGAAAGACATTATTTCGAAATCAAAAACTAGTCCAAATAGTGCTAAAACTGAACAAACTgctaatatatttgatttatttgctAATTATGAATCAACTCCTAAGTCTCCTTCAAAAGTTGAAGAAAAGTCAGAAATACAATGCAATGTGTCGAATTCTAGTcatgaagataaaaaaagtGAGCACAAAACAAATGCTAAATCAAGCGACCGCAATATTTTTGAAAGCTTATTTGGTATGAATATAGAATCGTCAGTTCCACCAACACATTGTGAACAAAAAGACATTTCTTTTGATGAATCATGTGACCaagaaattcaaagtttttatcTCCCTTTGAATAACTCTGACAATATTGGCAGCAACTCTCCAACTCAAGATGACAAACCAAAAGAAACTTATGTGGAAGTCTATGATCCTGCCATCGTTTTGTGTAAGAAACCAAAGATTTGTTTACGAGCATTTAAAGAGAAAATCTGTCTTTTACTAAGATGGCTCTTACCAGAAATAACATTTGAAAGGAACTTTTTCAAGAATCCAGACAATCTGGTTTATGTCCTTGATGCAGTCATTCTTAGTAATCAGAAAGATTCATTGacttcatga